The nucleotide sequence CGCCCGGATCGCGCTCCCCCTGGCAACAGCCCTCACCACCGTGGCCGGCCGACTGGGCATTCCCCGTCGACAGCGAGGCGGCGCCCGCGATCGACGGGCCACCTCACCGGAGCTGAGCCGAAGCCGGTGCGGGCAGTTCCGGAGGTATCTCGCGTTCCGCTCTCGCCGGTCAGCTCGCGCCCGTCTCGTCGGCCGGTGGGTCCGGGACCTCGTCGACCGGACGGTGTCCCGCCCCGGTGAGTCCTTCACCGGCCGCGTCGGTGAAGGCGGCGATGGCCTCGTTTTGCCGGGTGGGAACCCAGACCACCGATGTCAGCCAGGCCAGGGGTGCGCCGTCCAGGGGACGCCAGACCAGGCCGGCGGCGAGCGGGGCGGTCGGGGGCTCGTTCAGGTGTATGCCCCGGCCCGCGAGCACCAGTCCGTGGACGAAGTCGGGGTTGCGGGCGTGCCGGATGGCGCCCGGCAGGAAGCCGCCGTCCCGGCATGCCAGCAGCATGTGGTCGTACAGTTGGGGCGCCATTACCCTCGGGAAGATCACCAGGGAGGCCCCGTCCAGGTCACGCAGCCGGACCGGTGCCTCGTCCTGGGCGCAGGGGTGGTCCTCGCGGAGTACCACTCCCAGGTCGCGCCGGGCCAGCGGGCCGGAGTCCAGTCCGACGGTGTCTGCGGGGTGGCGGACGACCCCGGCGTCCAGTTCGCCCTCGCGTAGCCGCACCAGTTGCTCCTCGGTGGTCAGTTCGTGCAGGTCAATGAGGACGTCGGGGGCACGCCGGGAGAAGCTTTCGGTGAGCGTGCGCAGCACGGGGGGTTTGGTGTCCGGCGGCACGCCGACGCGTAGGACACCGGCTTCGCCGGGCTGTAGCCGGCGCATCGCCTCGCGGGCGGTCTCGACACCGGCCAGGACGGGGCGGATGTGTTCCAGCAGCAGTGCGCCTGCCTCGGTCAGCTGGATCCGCGGCCGCCTCCGATCGAACAGGCGCACGCCCAGTTCATGTTCCAGGTCGCGGATGCGCTGGGACAGCGGGGGCTGGGCCATGTGCAGGCGTTTCGCGGCCCGGCCGAAGTGCAGTTCCTCGGCGAGCACGGCGAAGTAACGCATGTGGCGCAGCTCCATCGGCCCACCATATCGCTGCGATATCGAGGGCAGTCCCGATTGATGTTGGCCAGCTCACATCCCCTGCTGTTTGCATGGTGGCCCACGGGGATTCCGATACCGGAGCACTCCCGTTCTTTCCCGGGTCCGCCGCCGTCCGCCGGCGGCCCGGCCGCCCACGCCTCAAGGAAGGGAACGCTGTCATGCCCTCATCCAGCACCGTCGTCGTCACCCGCCATCCCGTCCGTGCCGGCGACGCCGAGACCTACGTCGCCGAAGTGACGCTCGACCGTCCGGACAAGCTCAACGCCTGGACCGCCGCGATGCGCTCACATCTGGTGGCCGCGCTCGAGGCGGCCGGCACCGACGACCGGTGCCGTGCCATCGTCCTCACCGGCGCCGGACGGGCGTTCTGCGCGGGCCAGGACCTGGCGGAAACCGCTGCCATCGACCCCGACGACCATGCCGCCGCCGAGGAGTGGATCGACGACTTCGGGCGGCTGTTCCGGGCGGTGCGCGGGCTGGACAAGCCAGTCGTCGCCGCCGTGAACGGTGTAGCGGCCGGTTCCGGATTCCAGTTCGCCCTCCTCGCCGACCTGCGCATCGGACACGCGGGCGTGCGCATGGGCCAGCCCGAAGTCCTCTCCGGCATCCCCAGCATCACCGGTATCTGGGCCATGCTCGGCATCCTCGGCCGGGCAAAGACGGCCGAGTTCGCGCTCACCGGCCGGCTGGTGAACGGCGCGGAGGCGCAGCGGCTCGGACTGCTGAACCATCTGGTCGACGAGGACCGGGTCAAGGAGGAGGCGCTGGCCGAGGCCGCCCACCTGGCGCAGTTGCCGCCCGGTGCCGTCGCGCTGACCAAGGGCAGGCTGCGCGAACTGGACGATGCCGGCCTGGACGAGGCGATCGACGCGGCCAAGAAGGTGCACGCCGCCGCCTACGCCACCGGAGAACCGCAACGCGAGATGGCCCGCTTCCTGTCCGGCCGTCGCCGCTGAACCCGCCCGCCCCGCATCGTCCCTCGTCAAGGAGTTGCCGTCATGTCCACCGGCGTCGTCACCGCCGAGCCCGCCCACGACGGCGAGGCCGCCTACCGCCGCCTCGTCGAAGACCACCACTGGAGCGTCCCCGAGCGGTACAACATGGCCGCCGACGTCGCCGACCGGCACCCCGGCGACCGGCCGGCGCTGATCTTCGAGGACCACACCGGCCACCGGGAGGAGGTCTCCTGGCAACAGGTCCAGGACCGCTCCCGGCAGATCGCCGCGCACCTGCACGCCCTCGGCGTACGCAAGGGAGACCGGGTGGGCGTGCTGCTGCCGCAGCGTCCCGACACCCCAGCTACCTATCTGGGCGTGCTGCGCACCGGCGCGATCCTGGTGACGATGTCGCTGCTGTGGGCCGACGAACCCATCCGCTACCGGCTCGCCGACTCCGGAGCCACGGTGCTCGTGACGGAGACCGCGGCCGTGCACCGCGCCGGCGGCTTCGACGGCACCGTCGTCGACGTGGACGATCCGGCGATCGCCGCCCGCGCACCGGAATTCACCACCGTGGACACCGCGGCCGACGACCCGGCGCTGATCTTCTACACCTCTGGCACGACCGGTGCCGCCAAGGGCATCGTGCACGCCCACCGCACCCTGCTCGGGCACAACGAGTTCCGTTACTGCCACGACCTGCGGCCCGGAGACGTATTCTACGGCGCGGGCGACTGGGCGTGGTCGATGGCCAAGCTAATGGGCCCGCTGCGGGCGGGTGCCGTGCACCTGGTGTACCGGCCGGCCGCAGGGTTCGACCCGCCGGGCCTGCTGGCCGCCATGTCCCGCAACCGGGTCACCACCGCCCTGGTCAACCCGACGTTCCTGCGCAAGATGCGCCAGGAGGTGCCGGACGCCGGCCGCCGCCACCGGCAGGCGCTGCGGGCGGTGTGCTGCTCCAACGAGCCGCTGACCGAGGACCTCATCGACTGGTTCCGCGAGCAGTTCGGCCTCACCCTGCTCGACTACTACGGTTCCACCGAGTCCTATCCGCTGCTGGGCAACTTCCCCGGCGTCCCCGTCAAGCCCGGATCCATGGGGCGTCCGCTGCCCGGCTGGGACGTCGCCCTGCTGGACGAGGACGGCCGCGAGGTGCCCGCGGGCGAGGCGGGCGAGATCTGCCTGCGGGCCGGATCCAACCCGCAGTACCCGCTCGGGTACTGGCAGCGCCCCGAGGCGTCGGCCGAGACGTTCGGCGGCACCTGGTACCACACCAAGGACCAGGCGGTGCGGGACGAGGACGGATACTTCTGGTTCCTCGGCCGCACCGACGACGTGATCAAGACTTCCGGGTACCGTGTCGGTCCATACGAAGTGGAAGCCGTCCTGCGCGATCACCCCGCCGTCGCCGATGCCGGCGTGGTGGGCGTCCCGGACTCGCTCCGCGGCCAGGCGGTCAAGGCGTGGATCGAACTCGCACCCGGCCACCGGCCCTCCGAATTCCTGGCCCGCGAGATCTCGGAGCACGCCCGCAGGGCCCACTCCCGCTTCGCCTGTCCGCGGCTGATTGAGTTCATCGACGAACTGCCCCGCTCGGCCACCGGAAAGATCCAGCGGGCCGCCCTGCGCGCACGCGACCTCGGCACACCCACCCCCTCCCCCGCCGCAGGGACACCAAGCCGGAAGGACGGACCAAGATGACCAGCCACAGCCCCAGCAGCCCGCCCACCGCCGACACTGACAGCGCCGTCCCCCCGCCCGGCCCGGCCGCCGCACCCGCAGCACGCCGGAAAGTGGCCGCAGCCACCGCGGTCGGCAACTTCGTCGAGTGGTTCGACTCGGGCGCCTACGCCGTCATGTCAGCCACCCTCGCCAGCCTGTTCTTCCCTGAGTACGACACCACCGCCGCCCTGTTGGCGACCTGGGCCATCTTCGCCGGCGGCTTCGTCGCCCGTCCGCTGGGCGCGGTGTTCTTCGGCCACTACGGCGACCGGATCGGCCGCAACCGGATGCTCGCGCTGAGCGTGCTGTGCATGAGCGGCTCGACACTGCTGATCGGGGTGCTGCCCAGCTATTCGGTCATCGGCATCACGGCACCGGTGCTGCTGTTCCTGCTGCGGGCGGTCCAGGGATTCTCCACCGGCGGCGAGTACACCGGCGCCTCCGCGTTCATCATGGAGTACGCCCCCGAAGGACGTCGCGCCCGCTACGCCAGCATCGTCCCGCTCACCGTGGGCCTCGCGTCGGTGGCCGGCGCCCTGACGGGACTGCTCATCACCACCTCGCTGGACGACGCCTCCCTGCACAGTTGGGGCTGGCGCATACCGTTCCTGCTGGCCGGGCCGCTCGGCCTGATCGGCCTGTATCTGCGCAGCCGGATCGAGGACACCCCGGTCTTCCGGTCCATGGAACGGCGCGAGGCGGTGCGCCACGCCCCGATCCGCGACGCGTGGCGGGTGTGCCGCCGTCAGGTGCTGACCCTGTTCGGGTACAGCATCACCAACGCCGTCGGCTACTACCTGATGAGCAGCTACCTGATCGCGTACATGTCGGAAGAGGTCGGCTACAGCAAGTCTCAGGCCATGCTGACGGGGTGTGTGGCGATGCTCGCCTACAGCGCCGCCTGCCCGTTCATGGCGGCGGCCAGCGACCGCTACGGACGCCGGCCGATGCTGTTCACCGCGTGCGCGGGCTTCGCCGTGTTCACCCTGCCCGCGTTCTGGCTGATCGGGAC is from Streptomyces hygroscopicus and encodes:
- a CDS encoding LysR family transcriptional regulator encodes the protein MRYFAVLAEELHFGRAAKRLHMAQPPLSQRIRDLEHELGVRLFDRRRPRIQLTEAGALLLEHIRPVLAGVETAREAMRRLQPGEAGVLRVGVPPDTKPPVLRTLTESFSRRAPDVLIDLHELTTEEQLVRLREGELDAGVVRHPADTVGLDSGPLARRDLGVVLREDHPCAQDEAPVRLRDLDGASLVIFPRVMAPQLYDHMLLACRDGGFLPGAIRHARNPDFVHGLVLAGRGIHLNEPPTAPLAAGLVWRPLDGAPLAWLTSVVWVPTRQNEAIAAFTDAAGEGLTGAGHRPVDEVPDPPADETGAS
- a CDS encoding enoyl-CoA hydratase — protein: MPSSSTVVVTRHPVRAGDAETYVAEVTLDRPDKLNAWTAAMRSHLVAALEAAGTDDRCRAIVLTGAGRAFCAGQDLAETAAIDPDDHAAAEEWIDDFGRLFRAVRGLDKPVVAAVNGVAAGSGFQFALLADLRIGHAGVRMGQPEVLSGIPSITGIWAMLGILGRAKTAEFALTGRLVNGAEAQRLGLLNHLVDEDRVKEEALAEAAHLAQLPPGAVALTKGRLRELDDAGLDEAIDAAKKVHAAAYATGEPQREMARFLSGRRR
- a CDS encoding AMP-dependent synthetase: MSTGVVTAEPAHDGEAAYRRLVEDHHWSVPERYNMAADVADRHPGDRPALIFEDHTGHREEVSWQQVQDRSRQIAAHLHALGVRKGDRVGVLLPQRPDTPATYLGVLRTGAILVTMSLLWADEPIRYRLADSGATVLVTETAAVHRAGGFDGTVVDVDDPAIAARAPEFTTVDTAADDPALIFYTSGTTGAAKGIVHAHRTLLGHNEFRYCHDLRPGDVFYGAGDWAWSMAKLMGPLRAGAVHLVYRPAAGFDPPGLLAAMSRNRVTTALVNPTFLRKMRQEVPDAGRRHRQALRAVCCSNEPLTEDLIDWFREQFGLTLLDYYGSTESYPLLGNFPGVPVKPGSMGRPLPGWDVALLDEDGREVPAGEAGEICLRAGSNPQYPLGYWQRPEASAETFGGTWYHTKDQAVRDEDGYFWFLGRTDDVIKTSGYRVGPYEVEAVLRDHPAVADAGVVGVPDSLRGQAVKAWIELAPGHRPSEFLAREISEHARRAHSRFACPRLIEFIDELPRSATGKIQRAALRARDLGTPTPSPAAGTPSRKDGPR